atttttttctttaattagtgCTTTCTAGGAACAAACATAAGCTGAGATATTCCTTTCATTCTAACAAAACTGCCACTAACAAAACCATTGCgggtaaaaacattttaatcatAATCACTCCCAAATAAGTAAAACATAAAGCTGGTTAACAAAGAAGGCTGTTATGAAGCTTAAAATCaattatcttcttcattttatcCTAATCCAAATTCCATCTCTACACAATGTATATAAGCTTCAGAGACTTGATTAAATGGTAATTCAGTGGCGCAAAATTCATTCATTATCACCAACAGAAGTCTCTGAATCAAGTAGCCTTGCCCATAAATGCCAAAGATCCCAGAAGCCTTTTTCTTTACAATTATATACAAATGAATACCCCATACACACTATACAGAATCAACAAAAATAGCCCAAGAATAAACTCTCATTTACAACCTTCACATTCTTTGAATTCCATCTGCATTTCAAAGAATAAATGGTTCtattataatatgaaaataaactATTATGGTCTGTTTGggaatgttttctaaaacaaaaatctatttgagaATTTAGAATGTTCTCaacttgttttttgtgtttccaaatatttcttaaaaataatgtttactTGTAGtgtttcattttcaattatcttcatatttgtatatttattttttgaatcaaCTACAAAAaccaagtgaaaacaattgaaaataattaaaatatcttcTTGAAAAATACTCTATTTTCATAACAAGTTCTctgaaaactgttttctattaaaCAACTACTTAATGTATTTTCGagtctaaaaaatagtttcctaattttaagaacaaaaaactgtattaaaaaataaaacaactagGAATGCAACTAAGCATCAACTCTGGGAGAATTTACCTCAACTTGGCTGTCCAATGGAGGTGCTCTGCGGCGAGAAATCAATGGGAGGCGGTGACAGAGATGCCACACCATGGCCCTTAAGTAGTTGTATATGCTGCATGCCCAACTGCATACTATGAGGCTTCTTCAAGATAAACACAACTCTATATTTTAAGATGAATTTTTGCTTTGATGGATAATAATTCATAAATACTCTTAGAATGATGTTTTCTTTATGGTGTCTTCAGCAAAGGGTTTCTCTTTACACCAGAaacttttcttctcatttctttttcctgATGAAAAATTTTACATTGGAAACATTTTCCATCAAAGTAAACCGAAAAACAAACATACTTACAACTTTAGAGCATACAACTCAGTGTTGGTGTATTAGACTGAAaacaaatgaatgaaataaagtgtATGTACCTAAGCCTGTGCCGATTGCATGATGTGAAGAACCCGATAAGACCATTTATAATGCTTCGGAGGGACCGGAAAACCTGTAACAGAAAAACAACAGAATAAAGAGGAATGgcattaatgaaaaaatatatactgCGACATACACAAATGGATAGTATAAACCTTTGAGAAGATATCTTGCCAGAGAGGGCGCCAAAATGAGATTTGTGATGAAGTAGGCTTTGCTTGAGCAAAATATTGAAGCTGATCCATGCTACTGGTAGATACCATCGAAGTCCTTTTAAGAAAATCAGAGATTCCGGAGAATAGAGAAGCCACATATTTTGCCAAACCAAGATTGGCTCGAGCAGGAATGAGCAATAGTTTCCACACAGAATAAAGGATGGTACAAACCAATGTGACTGAATAAAAAGAAGTCAAACTTTAAAGGAATCAGATGAAATATTATTCATATGAGATGAAAAACTTCAAAGATTGCATTCACCCAAGGCTCAGATTGTTCATATTCATTCACAGTGTCCTAAGGCACCCGAAAAATCAAGAGTAGAAGGATATAATCATTAGCTTAATTACTTATTGGAATGGTGGGAGACCAATCTTATGGAATTCAATTTTCCTTTGGTCATGCAAGTGTGACTCACCATGGATAGGCCACAGCTGGCAGCATCACAATAAAGAGCAAAACAAATTACAAAGTCCAgatcttggtttttttttttttttttaatcaagaaaaatggcAGTAAATCATCAATATTTTGATGTGGTTTGCCGTAACTGGCCACCTGGATGAAGcagagaagaaagaaatgaaaggaaaaagaactcgaacaaataaatttcaaatgataTTGATTATACCTAAAGTTGACACAAGTGAGTAGAGAAGGTCAAATGGTGAGATTAGAACTTGGATCAAATCAACCACCATGCTGCAGAGGGACTCTGCCATGAGCTGTGCTGTGTAGAAAAACTGCTCCCCTGTTTCAGCCAAAATGTTCCATATACATGATATAACCTCCACCATTCCTTCAAGTGGGTCCATGAACGGTGTCATTATAATCGATACTGGCATTGTGATCACtctcatcatcatcaaaacCCATTCAAGAGCCTTCCCAAAGTTTTGAACGAACAACATTGTTCCCAAATAAAAGATTCTAGTAATCATTTCAGATTTTTCAATCCACATAAAAATGGGACCAAAAAGGTGGGATGCAGTTGCCTTCAAGAGGGGCACATTCTTATAGAGATCATAGAACCCAATGATCATAGTTATGAGTGAGATTAATACATAAAGGATTCTCCCTAGAGGCCGCATCCAGGGATGATAAACCTTGCAAAATAGGGGATAGGACTGCAAGAAAATAACCCAAGTAGGAAGGCCTAACTCAAGCAATGCGAGAAGCCTTGAATTAGATGTGATTACCTGCCTCAATATAATTGGGAGGTCCCTATCATTGAACCACAATAGCAGTAGAGTGTCCTTGAATCCCAAAGATGCAATATTAATCTCATCTTCTGTATTCTGTTCTCTCTTCCCATTGATCAGCTCTTCAACCTCTATTGTTCTATTATCCTGCATATCCAAGGAGCATTCTCTGGCATCAAAGAATATTTCTTCAGGAAGACGTTGGGCAGGAGATGTATCCTCAAACAACTGTTCTTTAGAGGCAACAGTGATTCCCCTGGGAGAGTGAGGAGgaattttatttctcaaaagCACTAGATTGCTCTGCAGGCGCTGTGTTTCTGATGGTGTGCCAGAGAACCATGAAGGAGTCCAGCGCAAGGCTTCATTGATGCTGTAGAATTCCCACTTTCTCATAGATTTCGTTTCTATAGCAATGGATGTATCAGTctgtatgaaaaatattttcttgagaaaaaaggaaaacagatGCAATTGAATAAACTTCACATGGATAAAGGAAATGTTTCTTCTGCAAACAAGGCAAAATACAGGCATTCAATACCACAGAGAATCTAAtggaaaacaattgaaaaaaaaaattttcaaatatccaaaCCATATCAGCAATGACTGCCATCACTCAATCATTGTGATAGTGGACTCATTACCAATCATGGCACCTCATCAGGGTACACAAGTGTGTTTGCATAGTCACTAGAATGACCttattttacaatataaattatcaaaccaACACCCTTGCCATGATGGAGTATAATGTGATTGGAAACAAACTGGCAGTATCAGTAAATGTAAAAACCATTATTGTAAAGGAGTCAACCCATAATCCATACAGAAGACAAATATGTAAGAGATGCAGAAATTTTATCTTCTGTAAGTTTCCACATGGATATTCTCCCAGGTGGACTCCCGGTCTGTTTGTTGCATTTTGTGGTGTTCATAATGCAGAACTAAACTATTGATGTGggatatattttgtatataatttcttttataatataGATATATTGGTGTTATGAGCATGGATGGGTACCTGAAGTTCATTCAAATAGTTGATACCACTTACATCCTTCCAAGCAACCTCAAACACGATAAAACCATACAAAATTTTGCTTAAATCCAGAAAAGAGAATGGCCGCTTCTCTCTCCACCTAGTAGTGTCAATGACAGAAAACCACTTGTTCAAGTTCTTGTTGCAGGATTTTGAGTGGTGTTTGTATTCTAGACTTCGACTCCTAAGCAGAGTCTTAGTATTTCTAAAAGGCGACTTTCTGTACTGCAGATCATTGATTGAAACAATCAACAAATTAACATGTGATCAAACCCTTTTGCAAACAACCCTTTTGAAAAGAGAAGGGTAATAAAGAGCAACCTTGGTGACCATTAATTCCCATATGTGGGTTGATCTTGAGTGCTTGTTCAGCCTCCATGACTGGTTGTCGACCAGAATGAGAAACATATGATTAGCAGGCACAATATACAAGAATGCCTGAGAAAGTGAAGATTTTATATGCCTGCGAAAAGAGGGTGATAAAGACATCAATGTCTAAATAATCAATCAGGATAGCCATACCAACTGTGCAAAGACAAATGCACTAGTATTTTCACATGCttggagttttgaaatgttaaaaaagaTGGTTGTACAACTAGTATCTATAAAGATGGCATACCCTTTCTTTTGCCTTCATGGATGCCACACTAACATCATCCACTACATGACAGATCTATGTAGTCAAATATCTTTATTCTATTGGTTAATCACAGAAAATAGCTATGAAAAATCAAGTCTTGGGACCACTAACAGATTATGTCAGATGGTCAGTACTGCTAATCTAATGAGAGAGCAATTGATGTCATGATTCTAGATttgaaataactaatatttCTTGCCTGTTCATCTGTTAACAGTAGCTCCTCAGCAACAAAAGAATGTGACCTAGTAATTCCAACTTGGCCAATAATAGATCCTAGCTCCTGAATGCATCATAATATCTTTCAATTGCCTATAGCTATTTATCATCTTGTAGAATAAAGGAGCATATTTTCTTCAGCCATGATGACCATGACCAACATGACAAGCAACAAGGCAATACAGCTGTTCCAAGGTGAGTTTTAGTATAGTACAAGGAGGAAGGTCAGGAAGTCCTTGGAGGAACTAAGGCTGAATCTCAAACAGCCCCACAAAAATGAAAGCCAAAAATCCAATCATTAGGCTTCTTACTAGGTTTTAAAAACTCAGGACCAGATAACATCAACCCAACTTGAACAATGACATAGTCCAAGTATCCTGTCTTCGAATTCGATACAATGGTCTAGAATTCTTGGAAAGGATTGGGGGCTGATGATGGTAAAAGTGGAAGTCTGGAAGCTTAATTATTAGTGTAACCTACAAACCTTCTACACATCTGCAGCTGTATATGTTGAATCTAGCCCATCGGTGAACATCCAATAACTATCTCTTCCAATTTTCCATATTCAATGTATTTAGTAATTTATGCTAACACATTACACAATCCTGTCTGTTGTTATTTTCTTGCCTGcactttaatttaataaaattaggaaactggtTTATCAGTTTATGCTAAAATTATtgagactatgtttggtttctgaaaaaattgagggaaaatgcgagggaaagaaaatagagaggaaaagtcgaggaaagaaaaaaatgaaggaaaataaaaaataaatttaaaattaataaactattttcaTGTACTACAAATTCATTCTACGTATTTTTCCTCTCTTATGTAGagattaagaaattaaaaaatgtataaatttctaactatttttaattatcattgaTTCTCTTTGTAATTTTCCTTAGTGaaactaaacatgaaaaaataatttttcttaatattcttttttcccCTAAAACTTTCTAAgagccaaacatagcctaaaagatTGTGATGGGTGAgaaacattttcatcaaaataaattgAACACATTCAGCTGGAATTCCTGGGAAAAAGAGTAAGCTCTTACCCAATTTGCAAATTTATCAGAGGGAAAAGATCTGGTAAAGTGTCCATTTTCTCCCAATCTGTTAGCAAGCCTTCAACTTACTCTTACCCATGAACGAAAGTGCCAAATTATGAAGCATAAGTTGGAGCGACTTCCCTGAGGAAAATAGAATCAAACGCTTACACCAACATGTGTGCTAAAAGAATCAAATGATAATCATAttcatcataataataaatcaatatgaAAGAAGCCAATAGTCTTGGAAATTATCTTATCTGATTAGATAGAACCAACTCAAAGAAAACCCAGTCCCCTACAATGACTGTCTTTCACAAGGAAAAACTCTTTAttgaagaatgaaagaaaggaaaatgctAGGAAGAGTTTGATTGccaagaaaatttaagaaaataaaagaaattatattttgaatcttcaaatttttcctcattatttgagacataaaaagagaaaatttccaaaacatTTGGTTTTGCGGAGTAAAGATTTCCATTTCCAAAGAACAAAACAAGGGTTAAAAGCCCagatttggttttcttttatgtttcttCATTGACTCAGCAGGATggtaatatttatttctttcccaAAAACTTTGGGAAAAATGTAGTAAGCAATAAAAGGATAATCCagtttttgaaaagtaaaattatttcaGAAGACTAGCACCCCTGTTTGGTTGTccggaaaacaaagaaaaaacggagaaaagaaatatttggaCCTTATGCTCTATGATATTTTGGTTACCTGTATCAGGCTGACTTGAGGAGAGATTcttctaaaaatgaaatatctGGGACtcaaaaatttaatgttttactacgttttctcatcaaccaaaccaACCATAAAGTGAAGAcgggaaaaaaaatctacaaaccCGTTAGAGGGTAAAATTCTAAGACTCCAAAAGTTTGTGTGCAAGATTTTCTCATCCACcgaacaaagaaaataaaagaaaaacgaGCAAACCCATTAAAAGTGCATCTTaccaaattaatgtttttcctaaattttcttataaaccAAAGAGAGAATAAGGAAAATTTGGGGGAAATAAAACGATTGAAAGCGGAACTTCTCAGACTCAAAAGTtaagtttcccttcattttctcatcaaccaaacaagGGAACAAAGAGAATTGAACAGTTaaataaaacaagaacaaagaaCATACCCACTAAGAAACAACAACAATGACAATGATAACCTCTGTATTCAGATGCATGGATTGAAGAGGAGAAAAAAGAGAGCTCGAATGCCGAAAAATTTTCGAAAATCGGCAGGAATTCAACCGAAAACACAGGGCCCGAAAAATCGGGTCGGCAACAGAGAAAATGACGGGTTTGTGCCATAGTTCTTTTTGGCTGTTTTCAGACCATGCAGGTACTATCACCAATCATAAACATGTAATCATTTGGGAGGTAGCGAATAATGCCTCTGCGACCCTTTCCAATAGGATTTCGAGCTTAAAAACTCCtttcagttttattttttatttttattttttaaattatttttttcccctttcctttTAAGACAATgtgtttgattaagaaaataaaaactatttaataataaaaaaataattatcattttatgtaATAAACAagtgataatatatatatatatatatatatatatatatatatatatatatatatatattaatattacatCTTATATGTAAcattgttaatttattattatttttatttcaataatttaataaaatattcaaatatatttataattattcaagatataattcttattttttaatttatatgcaaagTGTAAGAActctttaaaatttcaaaaagataataatttttaaaaactatttaaaattttgaggtattaaaaaaatttattacctaaatttatatatataaaataaatctatactttttatatatataaattacaatTAGAAATAATTATTAACCTTCTATTCTTACTAAAAAGTTAAGGtgtggtggttttttttttctttttttgaaaacaaaaaatattataacttagaaaacttttatacaaaagttatgattttcattattttcttaaaaattactttttgaaaCGATATGTAATTTTTTAGTTCAATGATCAGTTAAGACATCACTTAACTAAGAGCTTGTTTGATAGTAAATGTaagaagcgtttttaatatttctaatatttgaaaatttttatcatttaagtgttaaaaatattagaaacactttctaaaatcatttccaaataCACTTTAAGTAAATTGGATTGCCTATTTGTTTTCTCAGCAAACATCTAGATCCTAAGctctaaatggtttttaaaaaggaaaagaaaaattagatagcctatgtattttgttttatattgttttggCCGGTCTTAGAGTATATCAGTTCTATCCAATAGTTTGGTTAGTCCCTTATTGATGGGTGTTTCTTCCTCAGGTTTgaaatagtgaaatttttaagatttagaagtgtatttttattattactctCAGGACAAATTGGAAATAGcaaatcactttgtttttcTAAGTTATGCATTGAGCTctataaaaggaaag
Above is a genomic segment from Vitis riparia cultivar Riparia Gloire de Montpellier isolate 1030 chromosome 7, EGFV_Vit.rip_1.0, whole genome shotgun sequence containing:
- the LOC117918071 gene encoding uncharacterized protein LOC117918071, which translates into the protein MDTLPDLFPLINLQIGHIKSSLSQAFLYIVPANHMFLILVDNQSWRLNKHSRSTHIWELMVTKTDTSIAIETKSMRKWEFYSINEALRWTPSWFSGTPSETQRLQSNLVLLRNKIPPHSPRGITVASKEQLFEDTSPAQRLPEEIFFDARECSLDMQDNRTIEVEELINGKREQNTEDEINIASLGFKDTLLLLWFNDRDLPIILRQVITSNSRLLALLELGLPTWVIFLQSYPLFCKVYHPWMRPLGRILYVLISLITMIIGFYDLYKNVPLLKATASHLFGPIFMWIEKSEMITRIFYLGTMLFVQNFGKALEWVLMMMRVITMPVSIIMTPFMDPLEGMVEVISCIWNILAETGEQFFYTAQLMAESLCSMVVDLIQVLISPFDLLYSLVSTLVTLVCTILYSVWKLLLIPARANLGLAKYVASLFSGISDFLKRTSMVSTSSMDQLQYFAQAKPTSSQISFWRPLWQDIFSKVFRSLRSIINGLIGFFTSCNRHRLSIYNYLRAMVWHLCHRLPLISRRRAPPLDSQVEMEFKECEGCK